Proteins encoded in a region of the Streptomyces sp. NBC_00310 genome:
- the pyk gene encoding pyruvate kinase translates to MRRSKIVCTLGPAVDSHEQLVALIEAGMNVARFNFSHGSHAEHQGRYDRVRAAAAETGVAIGVLADLQGPKIRLETFAEGPVELVRGDEFTITAEDVPGDKQICGTTYKGLPGDVSPGDQVLINDGNVELKVIEVDGPRVRTEVIEGGVISDHKGINLPGAAVNVPALSEKDVEDLRFALRMGCDLVALSFVRDASDVRDVHKVMDEVGRRVPVIAKVEKPQAVENMDDVVMAFDGVMVARGDLAVEYPLEKVPMVQKRLIELCRRNAKPVIVATQMMESMITNSRPTRAEASDVANAILDGADAVMLSAESSVGAYPLETVRTMSKIVSAAEQELLSKGLQPLVPGKKPRTQGGSIARAACEIADFLGGRALVAFTQSGDTARRLSRYRASQPIIAYTTDESTRNQLALSWGVESHVVPFVNSTDEMVDLVDHEMIKLNRFSEGDIAVITAGSPPGVPGTTNMVRVHHLGGGARD, encoded by the coding sequence ATGCGCCGTTCGAAAATCGTCTGTACTCTCGGCCCCGCGGTCGACTCCCACGAGCAACTGGTCGCCCTCATCGAGGCCGGCATGAACGTGGCCCGTTTCAATTTCAGCCACGGCAGCCACGCCGAGCACCAGGGCCGCTACGACCGGGTCCGGGCCGCCGCCGCCGAGACCGGCGTGGCCATCGGTGTCCTCGCCGACCTGCAGGGCCCGAAGATCCGTCTGGAGACCTTCGCCGAGGGTCCGGTGGAGCTGGTGCGCGGTGACGAGTTCACCATCACCGCCGAGGACGTGCCGGGCGACAAGCAGATCTGCGGTACGACGTACAAGGGGCTGCCCGGTGACGTCTCCCCCGGCGACCAGGTCCTCATCAACGACGGCAACGTCGAGCTGAAGGTCATCGAGGTCGACGGCCCGCGCGTGCGGACCGAGGTCATCGAGGGCGGTGTCATCTCCGACCACAAGGGCATCAACCTGCCCGGCGCGGCCGTGAACGTGCCGGCGCTGTCCGAGAAGGACGTCGAGGACCTGCGGTTCGCCCTGCGGATGGGCTGCGACCTGGTGGCGCTGTCCTTCGTGCGGGACGCGAGCGACGTGCGGGACGTCCACAAGGTGATGGACGAGGTGGGCCGCCGGGTCCCCGTCATCGCCAAGGTGGAGAAGCCGCAGGCCGTCGAGAACATGGACGACGTCGTGATGGCGTTCGACGGCGTGATGGTCGCCCGTGGCGACCTGGCCGTCGAGTACCCGCTCGAGAAGGTCCCCATGGTGCAGAAGCGGCTCATCGAGCTGTGCCGCCGCAACGCCAAGCCGGTGATCGTGGCGACCCAGATGATGGAGTCGATGATCACCAACTCCCGCCCCACGCGCGCCGAGGCGTCCGACGTCGCCAACGCGATCCTGGACGGCGCGGACGCGGTCATGCTGTCGGCGGAGTCCAGCGTGGGCGCGTACCCGCTGGAGACGGTCCGGACGATGTCGAAGATCGTCTCGGCGGCCGAGCAGGAGCTCCTCTCCAAGGGTCTGCAGCCGCTCGTGCCGGGCAAGAAGCCGCGTACGCAGGGTGGTTCGATCGCCCGTGCCGCCTGCGAGATCGCCGACTTCCTCGGCGGCCGGGCCCTGGTGGCCTTCACGCAGTCCGGTGACACCGCCCGCCGGCTGTCCCGCTACCGCGCCTCCCAGCCGATCATCGCGTACACCACCGACGAGTCCACCCGTAACCAGCTGGCGCTCAGCTGGGGTGTCGAGTCGCACGTCGTGCCGTTCGTGAACAGCACCGACGAGATGGTCGACCTGGTGGACCACGAGATGATCAAGCTCAACCGTTTCAGTGAGGGCGACATCGCGGTCATCACCGCCGGCTCGCCCCCCGGCGTCCCGGGCACCACGAACATGGTCCGGGTGCACCACCTGGGCGGCGGCGCCCGCGACTGA
- a CDS encoding acetate kinase, giving the protein MTATRVLVLNSGSSSVKYQLLDMRDSGRLAVGLVERIGEENSRLKHTPLTDGGASRERTGPIADHEAALKAVAEELAKDGLGLDSPELAAIGHRVVHGGQSFTHPTVVDETVLAEIERLIPVAPLHNPANLTGIRTARALRPDLPQVAVFDTAFHTTMPESAARYAIDVETADAHRIRRYGFHGTSHAYVSRATAELLGKDPSEVNVIVLHLGNGASASAVEGGRCVDTSMGLTPLEGLVMGTRSGDMDPAVIFHLMRVGGMSTDEIDTLLNKKSGLIGLCGDNDMREIRRRIDEGDERAQLAFDIYIHRLKKYIGAYYAVLGRVDAVAFTAGVGENAAPVRAAAVAGLEGLGLAVDGELNAVRSGEPRLISPAGARVAVAVVPTDEELEIAAQTYALVGKND; this is encoded by the coding sequence GTGACCGCCACCCGCGTCCTCGTTCTCAACTCCGGCTCCTCCTCGGTGAAGTACCAGTTGCTCGACATGCGCGACAGCGGCCGGCTGGCCGTGGGGCTGGTCGAACGGATCGGCGAGGAGAACTCCCGGCTGAAGCACACCCCGCTCACCGACGGGGGCGCCTCCCGCGAGCGCACCGGGCCGATCGCCGACCACGAGGCCGCCCTGAAGGCCGTCGCCGAGGAGCTGGCCAAGGACGGGCTCGGCCTCGACTCCCCCGAGCTGGCCGCGATCGGGCACCGTGTCGTGCACGGCGGGCAGAGCTTCACGCACCCGACCGTCGTCGACGAGACCGTGCTCGCCGAGATCGAGCGCCTGATCCCGGTCGCGCCGCTGCACAACCCGGCCAACCTGACCGGCATCCGGACCGCCCGCGCGCTGCGGCCCGATCTCCCCCAGGTCGCCGTCTTCGACACCGCGTTCCACACGACGATGCCGGAGTCCGCCGCCCGCTACGCCATCGACGTCGAGACGGCCGACGCGCACCGCATCCGGCGCTACGGCTTCCACGGCACCTCGCACGCGTACGTCTCCCGGGCCACGGCCGAACTGCTGGGCAAGGACCCGTCCGAGGTGAACGTCATCGTGCTGCACCTCGGCAACGGGGCGTCCGCCTCGGCGGTCGAGGGCGGCCGGTGCGTGGACACCTCCATGGGTCTGACGCCTTTGGAGGGGCTCGTGATGGGTACGCGGTCCGGAGACATGGACCCGGCCGTCATCTTTCATTTGATGCGTGTTGGCGGAATGTCCACGGACGAGATCGACACTCTCCTCAACAAGAAGAGCGGTCTGATCGGGCTGTGCGGCGACAACGACATGCGGGAAATTCGCCGCCGGATCGACGAGGGCGACGAGCGGGCGCAGCTGGCCTTCGACATCTACATTCACCGGCTGAAGAAGTACATCGGCGCCTACTACGCGGTGCTCGGCCGGGTGGACGCGGTCGCGTTCACGGCCGGTGTCGGCGAGAACGCGGCGCCCGTGCGGGCGGCGGCCGTGGCGGGCCTGGAGGGGCTGGGCCTCGCGGTCGACGGCGAGCTGAACGCCGTACGGAGCGGTGAGCCGCGGCTGATCTCTCCGGCCGGCGCGCGGGTCGCGGTCGCGGTGGTGCCGACGGACGAGGAACTGGAGATCGCGGCGCAGACGTACGCGCTGGTCGGAAAGAACGACTGA
- the pta gene encoding phosphate acetyltransferase, whose translation MTRSVYVTGIDRGDGRQVVELGVMELLTRQVDRVGVFRPLLHHGPDRLFDLLRARYRLTQDPATVYGMDYHEASTLQAEHGTDELVSTLVERFHGVARDYDVVLVLGTDFADTQFPDELSLNARLANEFGASVISVVGGRKQTAESVAAETHNAYRAYDGLGCDVLAMVVNRVTPADRTEIAERLGDSRLPLPVPCYVVPDEPALSAPTVAQITHALGGKVLLGDDSGLARDALNFVFGGAMLPNFLNALTPGCLVVTPGDRADLVVGALAAHSAGTPPIAGVLLTLDERPSDEVLTLAARLAPGTPVVAVETGSFLTASELFSMEGKLSAVTPRKAEMALGLFERYVDTAELRGRVSAPSSDRVTPMMFEHTLLEQARADKRRVVLPEGTEERVLHAAEVLLRRGVCDLTLLGPVEQIRKKAADLGIDLGDSMLVDPATSEWRDSFAEKYAQFRAHKNVSVELAYDVVSDVNYFGTLMVQEGLADGMVSGSVHSTAATIRPAFEIIKTKPDADIVSSVFFMCLADKVLVYGDCAVNPDPNARQLADIAVQSAATARRFGVEPRIAMLSYSTGTSGSGADVDKVREATEIVRSRRPDLLIEGPIQYDAAVEPSVAATKLPDSEVAGQATVLIFPDLNTGNNTYKAVQRSAGALAVGPVLQGLRKPVNDLSRGALVQDIVTTVAITAIQAQTPASPAGTPAAPAAPAAPAAQ comes from the coding sequence GTGACGCGCAGCGTGTACGTGACCGGTATCGACCGCGGCGACGGCCGCCAGGTCGTCGAGCTGGGGGTCATGGAGCTCCTGACCCGCCAGGTCGACCGGGTGGGGGTGTTCCGGCCGCTGCTGCACCACGGACCGGACCGGCTCTTCGACCTGCTGCGCGCCCGCTATCGGCTCACCCAGGACCCTGCGACCGTGTACGGCATGGACTACCACGAGGCGTCCACGCTCCAGGCCGAGCACGGCACGGACGAACTCGTCTCCACACTCGTCGAGCGGTTCCACGGCGTCGCCCGCGACTACGACGTCGTCCTCGTCCTGGGTACGGACTTCGCCGACACGCAGTTCCCTGACGAGCTCTCCCTCAACGCCCGGCTCGCCAACGAGTTCGGCGCCTCCGTCATCTCCGTGGTCGGCGGGCGGAAGCAGACCGCCGAGTCCGTGGCCGCCGAGACGCACAACGCCTATCGCGCGTACGACGGCCTCGGCTGTGACGTCCTCGCCATGGTCGTCAATCGCGTCACGCCCGCCGACCGCACCGAGATAGCCGAGCGGCTCGGCGACTCCCGGCTGCCTCTCCCCGTGCCCTGTTACGTCGTCCCCGACGAGCCCGCGCTCTCCGCGCCCACCGTCGCCCAGATCACCCACGCCCTCGGCGGCAAGGTCCTCCTCGGCGACGACTCGGGGCTCGCGCGCGACGCGCTGAACTTCGTCTTCGGCGGGGCCATGCTGCCGAACTTCCTCAACGCCCTGACCCCGGGCTGTCTGGTCGTCACCCCCGGCGACCGCGCGGACCTCGTCGTCGGCGCCCTCGCCGCCCACAGCGCCGGGACCCCGCCCATCGCCGGTGTCCTCCTCACCCTCGACGAGCGGCCCAGCGACGAAGTCCTCACCCTGGCCGCCCGCCTCGCCCCCGGCACGCCGGTCGTCGCCGTCGAGACCGGCTCCTTCCTCACCGCCTCCGAACTCTTCTCCATGGAGGGGAAGTTGAGCGCGGTGACACCGCGCAAGGCGGAGATGGCGCTCGGGCTCTTCGAGCGGTACGTCGACACCGCCGAGCTGCGCGGCCGGGTCTCCGCGCCGAGCAGCGACCGCGTCACGCCGATGATGTTCGAGCACACGCTGCTCGAACAGGCCCGTGCCGACAAGCGCCGTGTCGTCCTCCCCGAGGGCACCGAGGAGCGCGTCCTGCACGCGGCCGAGGTGCTGCTGCGGCGCGGGGTCTGCGACCTCACCCTGCTCGGGCCCGTCGAACAGATCCGCAAGAAGGCCGCCGACCTGGGCATCGACCTCGGGGACAGCATGCTGGTGGACCCGGCGACCTCCGAGTGGCGGGACTCCTTCGCCGAGAAGTACGCCCAGTTCCGCGCCCACAAGAACGTCAGCGTCGAGCTGGCGTACGACGTCGTGTCCGATGTGAACTACTTCGGCACGCTCATGGTCCAGGAGGGGCTCGCCGACGGCATGGTGTCGGGGTCGGTGCACTCCACCGCCGCCACCATCCGGCCCGCCTTCGAGATCATCAAGACCAAGCCGGACGCCGACATCGTCTCGTCCGTCTTCTTCATGTGCCTCGCCGACAAGGTGCTGGTCTACGGCGACTGCGCGGTCAACCCGGACCCGAACGCCCGGCAGCTCGCCGACATCGCCGTCCAGTCCGCCGCCACCGCACGGCGGTTCGGGGTCGAGCCGAGGATCGCGATGCTGTCGTACTCCACGGGGACGTCCGGCTCGGGCGCCGACGTCGACAAGGTGCGGGAGGCCACCGAGATCGTGCGCTCCCGGCGGCCCGACCTGCTGATCGAGGGGCCGATCCAGTACGACGCCGCCGTCGAGCCGAGTGTCGCGGCGACCAAGCTGCCGGACTCCGAAGTCGCGGGCCAGGCAACGGTGTTGATCTTCCCGGACCTCAACACCGGCAACAACACCTACAAGGCCGTGCAGCGGTCGGCCGGCGCGCTCGCGGTCGGGCCGGTCCTGCAGGGGCTGCGCAAGCCGGTCAACGACCTGTCCCGGGGCGCGCTCGTCCAGGACATCGTCACCACGGTCGCCATCACGGCGATCCAGGCCCAGACTCCCGCGTCCCCCGCCGGCACACCCGCCGCACCCGCCGCACCCGCCGCACCCGCCGCCCAGTGA
- a CDS encoding ATP-dependent 6-phosphofructokinase produces MRIGVLTAGGDCPGLNAVIRSVVHRAVAQYGDEVIGFEDGYAGLLDGRYRTLDLDSVSGILARGGTILGSSRLQRDRLREACENAQDMAHQFGIDVLIPIGGEGTLTAARMLSDAGLPVVGVPKTIDNDISSTDRTFGFDTAVGVATEAMDRLKTTAESHQRVMVVEVMGRHAGWIALESGMAAGAHGICLPERAFDPASLVKMVEERFARGKKFAVICVAEGAHPAEGSMDYGHGEIDQFGHERFQGIGAALAYELERRLGKEAKPVILGHIQRGGTPTAYDRVLATRFGWHAVEAAHRADFGRMTALRGTEVVMVPLAEAVTELKTVPKDRMDEAESVF; encoded by the coding sequence ATGCGTATCGGAGTTCTCACCGCAGGCGGCGACTGTCCGGGCCTGAACGCAGTGATCCGGTCGGTCGTGCACCGAGCGGTCGCCCAGTACGGCGACGAGGTCATCGGCTTCGAGGACGGCTACGCCGGCCTCCTCGACGGCCGCTACCGCACCCTCGACCTGGACTCCGTCAGCGGCATCCTGGCCCGCGGCGGCACCATCCTCGGCTCCTCGCGCCTCCAGCGTGACCGGCTCCGCGAGGCCTGCGAGAACGCGCAGGACATGGCGCACCAGTTCGGTATCGACGTGCTGATCCCGATCGGCGGCGAGGGCACGCTGACGGCGGCGCGGATGCTGTCGGACGCGGGCCTGCCCGTGGTCGGCGTCCCGAAGACCATCGACAACGACATCTCGTCCACGGACCGGACGTTCGGCTTCGACACGGCGGTCGGGGTCGCCACGGAGGCGATGGACCGCCTGAAGACGACCGCCGAGTCCCATCAGCGGGTGATGGTGGTCGAGGTCATGGGCCGGCACGCGGGCTGGATCGCGCTGGAGTCGGGCATGGCGGCGGGCGCGCACGGCATCTGCCTGCCCGAGCGCGCGTTCGACCCGGCCAGCCTGGTGAAGATGGTCGAGGAGCGGTTCGCCCGCGGCAAGAAGTTCGCGGTCATCTGTGTCGCCGAGGGCGCCCACCCGGCCGAGGGCTCGATGGACTACGGCCACGGCGAGATCGACCAGTTCGGCCACGAGCGCTTCCAGGGCATCGGCGCGGCCCTGGCGTACGAGCTGGAGCGGCGCCTCGGCAAGGAGGCCAAGCCGGTCATTCTCGGTCACATCCAGCGGGGCGGCACCCCGACCGCGTACGACAGGGTGCTCGCCACGCGCTTCGGCTGGCACGCGGTCGAGGCCGCGCACCGGGCCGACTTCGGCCGGATGACCGCGCTGCGCGGCACCGAGGTGGTGATGGTGCCGCTGGCGGAGGCGGTGACCGAGCTGAAGACGGTGCCGAAGGATCGGATGGACGAGGCGGAGTCGGTGTTCTAG
- a CDS encoding helix-turn-helix domain-containing protein → MHRRSAHERQPQHPYPQPHPAPYADPGPYSDPQPPAPTPPFNAPAARQLRIALGMGPEHVAYGMRSSYGLPYVTPDMVAAWEHGAVAPTNPELTALAGVLWCSTNELTGTPRTLREHRMAQGIAAEDIARAVGLELSAYLGMEETEEWRGTDRQSAALADVLDLSLPDLITVTGREAKLTDLLRSAVTTRWKAYVRPTAKLLALDRHLLEDVLQEMHADYQGLVAATLTWANGTAATDSGDTGRDYLDRIVDHFWSLVQRTAAY, encoded by the coding sequence GTGCACCGACGCTCAGCCCACGAACGGCAGCCCCAGCACCCGTACCCGCAACCGCACCCGGCCCCCTACGCGGACCCGGGCCCGTACTCGGACCCTCAACCCCCCGCCCCCACCCCGCCCTTCAACGCCCCCGCCGCCCGGCAACTCCGTATCGCCCTCGGCATGGGCCCCGAGCACGTCGCCTACGGGATGCGCTCCTCGTACGGGCTCCCGTACGTCACCCCGGACATGGTCGCCGCCTGGGAACACGGCGCCGTCGCACCCACCAACCCCGAACTCACCGCGCTAGCGGGCGTGTTGTGGTGCTCCACGAATGAACTCACCGGCACACCCAGGACCTTGCGCGAGCACCGCATGGCCCAAGGGATCGCCGCCGAGGACATCGCCCGTGCGGTCGGCCTCGAACTCTCCGCCTACCTCGGCATGGAGGAGACCGAGGAGTGGCGCGGTACCGATCGACAGTCAGCCGCCCTCGCCGACGTGCTCGACCTCTCACTGCCCGACCTGATCACCGTCACGGGACGCGAGGCGAAGCTGACTGATCTGCTCCGCAGCGCGGTGACCACGCGCTGGAAGGCCTACGTGCGACCGACCGCCAAGTTACTGGCCCTCGACCGGCATCTCCTGGAGGACGTCCTCCAGGAGATGCACGCCGACTACCAGGGCCTGGTGGCCGCCACCCTCACCTGGGCCAACGGCACCGCCGCGACCGACTCGGGCGACACCGGCCGCGACTACCTGGACCGGATCGTCGACCACTTCTGGTCACTGGTCCAGCGCACGGCCGCCTACTGA
- a CDS encoding PPOX class F420-dependent oxidoreductase: MTKLDGHIRERLLAPNFWHLATVGPDGAPQVSPMWVDIEADGDGGGEYVMVNTSVGRVKEENLRRNPLVSLSHHDPENPYDRAEIRGRVARFVEGEEADRAMDRLTRKYIGEDRYPWLLPGERRLMILIEPVRVRRVVGVEPFRAGVLPEG, encoded by the coding sequence ATGACGAAGCTGGACGGACACATACGCGAGCGCCTACTGGCTCCGAACTTCTGGCACTTGGCGACGGTCGGGCCGGACGGGGCGCCTCAGGTGTCACCCATGTGGGTGGACATCGAGGCCGACGGAGACGGTGGCGGCGAGTACGTCATGGTCAATACGTCGGTCGGGCGGGTGAAGGAGGAGAACCTGCGCCGCAACCCGCTCGTCTCCTTGTCCCACCACGACCCCGAGAACCCCTACGACCGGGCCGAGATCCGGGGGCGGGTAGCGCGGTTCGTGGAGGGCGAGGAAGCGGACCGCGCCATGGACCGGCTCACCCGGAAGTACATCGGCGAGGACCGCTATCCGTGGCTGCTGCCCGGGGAACGCCGCCTGATGATCCTGATCGAGCCGGTGCGGGTGCGGCGGGTGGTGGGGGTGGAGCCGTTTCGGGCGGGGGTGCTGCCGGAAGGGTGA
- a CDS encoding tetratricopeptide repeat protein has translation MGGIGKTALAVEAAHRARAEGWFPGGTLFVDLRGYDDNPVTADQAVLALLDALGVRDGELPERIERQYDAYRALLTERQDRILLILDNASDPSQYLPLLPGTDQHRVLITSRNRPYDLPVRIIDLEALDPDESVALISGALHDSDERDDRPAREEEALGELTALCGHLPLALQIAAAMLRRRRYRGIASLVAEIKKAENPTVAFDKGRSGTDLYGRSLALSPVLETSYRRLPPDQARLLCLLSLAPGSETTTEAVAALIVLDTDSTLSLLEDLAATHLVASVQNGKEATSMPRWRLHDLVRAFGTGMVAADKGLWEEGQAARERVLEFYYRWAAAADDRLRWLPGMEEPEQFSDRAEALAWFDREREGLVAAVLWAREERFADTAVLLAECLGEYLSWRRYFDDGITVSRAAQEAAQRAGSRLGEAGAWNNLGIALREAGRMDEAMAAHIRARDLLQAAGNRHGEAMAWNSLGIALLEAGRADEAVDALIRARNLCQAAGNHHGEARAWNNLGNALQEAGRMDEAITAHIRARDLYQAAGNRQGEARAWNNLGLALQETGRVEEAIKAYDKDLEVCQEFEDWYGAGQTLENLALAYDDAHRPMEARAHYLRAADAFTRANATDRATQARAYASSLEKP, from the coding sequence ATGGGCGGCATCGGCAAGACCGCCCTCGCGGTGGAGGCGGCACACCGGGCCCGCGCCGAGGGCTGGTTCCCCGGTGGAACCCTCTTCGTCGACCTGCGCGGCTACGACGACAACCCGGTCACCGCCGACCAGGCGGTCCTGGCACTGCTCGACGCGTTGGGCGTACGCGATGGAGAACTACCGGAGAGGATCGAACGGCAGTATGACGCATACCGGGCGCTTCTCACCGAGCGACAGGACCGGATACTTCTGATCCTGGACAACGCCTCGGATCCGTCGCAGTACCTCCCCCTGCTGCCCGGCACGGACCAGCACCGAGTGCTGATCACGTCCCGAAACCGCCCGTACGACCTCCCCGTACGCATCATCGACCTCGAAGCGCTCGATCCGGACGAGTCCGTCGCCCTCATCAGCGGGGCCCTGCACGACTCCGACGAACGTGACGACCGTCCAGCTCGGGAGGAGGAGGCTCTGGGCGAACTGACGGCACTCTGCGGCCACTTGCCTCTCGCACTCCAGATTGCAGCCGCGATGCTCCGGCGGCGGCGATACCGCGGCATCGCCTCGCTGGTAGCCGAGATCAAGAAGGCCGAGAATCCGACCGTAGCGTTCGACAAGGGTCGTTCCGGCACGGATCTGTACGGTCGCTCACTCGCCCTCAGCCCCGTTCTGGAGACCTCGTACCGCCGACTGCCACCCGACCAGGCGCGGTTGCTCTGCCTGCTGAGCCTCGCCCCCGGCTCGGAAACCACGACGGAGGCGGTGGCCGCTCTGATCGTCCTGGACACGGATTCCACCCTGTCGCTTCTGGAAGACCTGGCCGCCACGCATCTGGTCGCGTCCGTCCAGAACGGCAAGGAGGCGACGTCCATGCCTCGGTGGCGATTGCACGACCTGGTACGGGCGTTCGGGACGGGCATGGTCGCGGCGGACAAGGGGCTGTGGGAAGAGGGGCAGGCTGCACGGGAGCGCGTGCTTGAGTTCTATTACCGATGGGCGGCAGCGGCTGATGACCGTTTGCGGTGGCTGCCCGGCATGGAGGAACCGGAGCAATTTTCGGATCGAGCGGAGGCGCTGGCGTGGTTTGACCGGGAACGGGAGGGACTGGTGGCAGCGGTGTTGTGGGCGCGCGAGGAGCGGTTCGCGGATACAGCAGTGCTGCTGGCGGAGTGCCTGGGAGAGTATCTCTCTTGGCGGCGGTACTTCGATGACGGGATCACCGTCTCCCGTGCCGCGCAGGAGGCCGCCCAGCGTGCGGGGAGCCGCCTCGGTGAGGCCGGCGCGTGGAACAATCTTGGGATCGCCTTGCGCGAGGCGGGTCGGATGGATGAAGCCATGGCCGCCCATATCCGCGCCCGAGACCTGCTCCAGGCCGCCGGCAACCGCCACGGTGAGGCCATGGCTTGGAACAGTCTCGGCATCGCCTTGTTGGAGGCGGGCAGGGCGGACGAGGCAGTCGACGCCCTCATTCGCGCCCGGAACCTTTGCCAGGCCGCCGGCAACCACCACGGCGAGGCCAGGGCATGGAACAACCTCGGCAACGCCTTGCAGGAGGCGGGCCGGATGGATGAAGCGATCACCGCCCATATCCGCGCCCGAGACCTGTACCAGGCGGCCGGCAACCGCCAGGGTGAGGCCAGGGCATGGAACAACCTCGGGCTCGCCTTGCAGGAGACGGGCCGGGTGGAGGAAGCCATCAAGGCGTACGACAAGGATCTGGAGGTCTGCCAGGAGTTCGAAGACTGGTACGGCGCAGGCCAAACCCTGGAAAACCTGGCCCTCGCCTACGACGACGCCCATCGCCCCATGGAAGCCCGCGCCCACTACCTCCGCGCTGCCGACGCCTTCACCCGAGCCAACGCCACGGACCGAGCCACCCAAGCCCGCGCGTACGCCAGCAGCCTCGAAAAGCCCTAG
- a CDS encoding 5'-methylthioadenosine/S-adenosylhomocysteine nucleosidase, protein MAKTDTRPVTAVILTALSVEYDAVRALLTDLDPEELVHEDGARVEVGRIEGTSWTVAISELGEGAVHAAALTTRIVGWLRPQVVLFVGVAGGLKDDIDIGDVVVGTKVYGIHGGKQTTKGFQARPEVWHGSGRLVPAARSALRDMTDVRGHLKPIACGDVVLADDRSALAEHIRLHYNDACAIEMEGSGAAHAAHLNGQVDALVIRGISDRANRHKHKADASGSQELAAKQAASVAVGVLRKHRPRGGGSSDSQEGPLRRHDGGASYGGDHIDFRRGTFYGPVTGKSDGR, encoded by the coding sequence GTGGCCAAAACCGACACCCGCCCCGTAACGGCCGTCATCCTCACCGCGCTCTCGGTGGAGTACGACGCCGTACGCGCGCTGCTGACAGACCTGGACCCCGAGGAACTCGTCCACGAGGACGGTGCCCGCGTCGAGGTAGGCCGCATCGAGGGCACCTCCTGGACCGTGGCGATCTCCGAACTGGGCGAGGGCGCGGTGCACGCCGCCGCGCTGACCACGCGGATCGTCGGGTGGCTCCGCCCGCAGGTGGTGCTCTTCGTGGGAGTCGCGGGCGGACTCAAGGACGACATCGACATCGGTGACGTGGTGGTCGGTACGAAGGTGTACGGCATCCACGGCGGCAAGCAGACCACCAAGGGCTTCCAGGCCCGGCCCGAGGTCTGGCACGGCTCGGGCCGACTCGTGCCGGCGGCCCGTTCCGCGCTGCGGGACATGACGGACGTACGAGGCCATCTCAAGCCGATCGCATGCGGTGACGTCGTCCTCGCCGACGACAGGTCCGCACTCGCCGAACACATCCGCCTGCACTACAACGACGCCTGCGCCATCGAGATGGAAGGCTCCGGCGCCGCCCACGCGGCCCACCTCAACGGCCAGGTGGACGCCCTCGTCATCCGGGGCATCAGCGACCGCGCCAACCGCCACAAACACAAGGCCGACGCCTCCGGCTCCCAGGAACTGGCCGCCAAGCAAGCCGCCTCGGTAGCCGTCGGTGTCCTCCGCAAACACCGGCCACGCGGCGGCGGTTCCTCCGACTCCCAGGAGGGTCCCTTGCGCCGCCACGACGGCGGAGCCTCGTACGGCGGCGACCACATCGACTTCCGGCGAGGCACCTTCTACGGGCCTGTCACCGGCAAGTCGGACGGACGATAG